A genomic window from Rhizobium sp. 007 includes:
- a CDS encoding C39 family peptidase — translation MQRADVPYFSQWETPEMTLPVAAEGSAALMRDPLWRHSGAQTIEEYARWGVNVCGMACLKMILAARGEFHPTLDLARGCAAYGGYVVNEADASIKGLIYAPFVKFVTERFGLGAETVTNVETAAIPELLSKRQFFIASVHHAIRWPEREPPSKGGHLVLVTAASPETIRFHNPSGHNPESQAHVTLPLAVFDRFFANRGIAVGF, via the coding sequence ATTCAGCGGGCCGACGTGCCCTATTTCAGCCAATGGGAAACGCCCGAGATGACGCTGCCGGTCGCGGCGGAGGGTTCTGCGGCGCTCATGCGCGATCCGCTGTGGCGGCATTCCGGCGCGCAGACGATCGAGGAATATGCCCGCTGGGGCGTCAATGTCTGCGGTATGGCCTGCCTGAAGATGATCCTAGCCGCGCGCGGTGAATTCCATCCGACGCTCGATCTTGCCCGCGGCTGCGCGGCCTACGGCGGCTATGTCGTCAATGAGGCCGATGCCTCGATCAAGGGGCTGATCTATGCGCCTTTCGTCAAGTTCGTCACCGAACGTTTCGGGCTAGGCGCGGAGACAGTGACGAATGTCGAAACGGCCGCCATTCCCGAACTTCTTTCGAAGCGGCAGTTTTTCATCGCCTCGGTGCATCACGCAATCCGCTGGCCAGAGCGTGAGCCGCCATCGAAGGGCGGCCACCTGGTGCTGGTGACGGCGGCCTCGCCCGAGACCATCCGCTTCCACAATCCTTCAGGACACAATCCGGAAAGCCAGGCGCATGTGACGCTGCCGCTTGCCGTCTTCGACCGCTTCTTCGCCAACCGCGGCATCGCCGTCGGCTTCTAA